One genomic window of Bradyrhizobium sp. CCGE-LA001 includes the following:
- a CDS encoding bifunctional transaldolase/phosoglucose isomerase — protein sequence MNSVKELEKHGQAVWLDFLARGFIANGDLKRLIDTDGVKGVTSNPSIFEKAIGSSDEYDAPIGKALKRGDRTVAELFEAVAIEDIQSAADVLRPVYDRLKGGDGYVSLEVSPYLAMDTSGTVAEARRLWKDVGRKNLMVKVPATPEGLPAIEQLIGDGISINITLLFSKEVYLQVAEAYIAGLEKYVAGGGDPSHVASVASFFVSRIDSVVDKQLDEKIARANDPSEKERLAALKGKVAIANAKLAYQDYKRLFSGPRWEKLAAKGAQPQRMLWASTGTKNKDYSDVLYVEELIGPDTVNTVPPATLDAFRDHGKPRDSLEENIEDAQRVLEELERSGISLDAITEELVKDGVKLFADAADKLYGAVAHKRVTVLGPALDRQSLSLGDGLGKAVVESTEEWRASAKIRRLWQRDKSVWTGADEDKWLGWLDSAAKADIADYEDYAGRVKGQKFSDAVVLGMGGSSLGPEVLAETFGKKPGFPKLHVLDSTDPAQVRAMEARIDIANTVFIVSSKSGGTTEPNAMKDYFHAQVAKAVGTKVKTGHRFIAVTDPGSSLEKAAKKLNYARIFHGEPSIGGRYSVLSPFGLVPAATAGIDVKTFIKHALAMARSCGPDVPPSENPGVQLGLAMGLAGLEGRDKVTILASKKIADFGAWAEQLIAESTGKEGKGLIPIEGEPLGDPSVYGSDRFFIDIRIEGEADAAHDSQLAAIEAAGHPVVRIVMKSIEHLGQEFFRFEMATAVAGSILGINPFDQPDVEAAKIKTRELTSAFEKTGALPEEQPVVSTTDADLYTDEANATALRAAGANGDLTSWLKAHLSRSGDGDYVALLGYVERDKATMDALQAMRLEVREKRHVATCAEFGPRFLHSTGQAYKGGPDSGVFLQITADDAKDLAVPGQKASFGVIKAAQARGDFDVLTERGRRALRVHLKGGVKKGLAALNAALNDALN from the coding sequence ATGAATTCCGTCAAAGAACTGGAAAAGCACGGACAAGCCGTCTGGCTGGACTTCCTCGCCCGCGGCTTCATCGCCAATGGCGATTTGAAGCGGCTGATCGACACCGACGGCGTCAAGGGCGTCACCTCCAATCCTTCGATCTTCGAGAAGGCGATCGGCAGCTCGGACGAGTACGACGCCCCGATCGGCAAGGCGCTGAAGCGCGGCGACCGGACCGTGGCAGAGTTGTTCGAGGCGGTCGCGATCGAGGACATCCAGAGTGCCGCCGACGTGCTGCGCCCGGTCTATGACCGCCTCAAGGGCGGCGACGGCTATGTCAGCCTGGAAGTGTCGCCTTACCTCGCGATGGACACGTCGGGCACGGTCGCCGAAGCGCGGCGGCTCTGGAAGGACGTTGGTCGCAAGAACCTGATGGTGAAGGTGCCGGCGACGCCCGAGGGCCTGCCGGCGATCGAGCAGCTGATCGGCGACGGCATCAGCATCAACATCACGCTGCTGTTTTCCAAGGAGGTCTATCTCCAGGTCGCCGAGGCCTACATCGCCGGGCTCGAAAAATACGTCGCCGGGGGCGGCGATCCCTCGCATGTGGCGAGCGTCGCGAGCTTCTTCGTCAGCCGCATCGACTCGGTCGTCGACAAGCAGCTCGACGAGAAGATCGCCCGCGCCAACGACCCCTCCGAAAAGGAGCGGCTCGCCGCGCTCAAGGGCAAGGTCGCGATCGCCAATGCCAAGCTCGCCTATCAGGACTACAAGCGCCTGTTCTCAGGGCCGCGCTGGGAGAAGCTCGCTGCCAAGGGCGCCCAGCCGCAGCGCATGCTGTGGGCATCCACCGGCACCAAGAACAAGGACTACAGCGACGTCCTCTATGTCGAGGAGCTGATCGGCCCCGACACCGTCAACACCGTGCCGCCGGCGACGCTCGACGCCTTCCGCGACCACGGCAAGCCGCGCGACAGTCTGGAAGAGAATATCGAGGATGCGCAGCGCGTGCTGGAGGAGCTGGAGCGCTCGGGCATCTCGCTCGATGCGATCACCGAGGAGCTGGTCAAGGACGGCGTCAAGCTGTTCGCCGACGCCGCCGACAAGCTCTATGGCGCCGTCGCCCACAAGCGCGTCACCGTGCTGGGCCCCGCGCTCGACCGCCAATCTCTCTCGCTCGGCGACGGGCTCGGCAAGGCGGTGGTGGAGAGCACCGAGGAATGGCGGGCGTCAGCCAAGATCCGCAGGCTGTGGCAGCGCGACAAATCGGTCTGGACCGGCGCGGATGAGGACAAATGGCTGGGCTGGCTCGACAGCGCGGCCAAGGCCGATATCGCCGACTACGAGGATTATGCGGGCCGGGTGAAGGGCCAAAAGTTCTCCGACGCCGTCGTGCTCGGCATGGGCGGATCGAGCCTCGGGCCGGAGGTGCTCGCCGAAACCTTCGGCAAGAAGCCCGGCTTCCCGAAACTGCATGTGCTTGATTCCACCGATCCGGCGCAGGTGCGGGCGATGGAGGCCCGGATCGACATCGCCAACACCGTCTTCATCGTCTCCAGCAAATCCGGCGGCACGACCGAGCCGAATGCGATGAAGGACTATTTCCATGCGCAGGTGGCCAAGGCGGTCGGGACCAAGGTGAAGACCGGCCATCGCTTCATCGCCGTGACCGATCCCGGCTCGTCGCTGGAGAAGGCAGCGAAGAAGCTGAACTATGCCCGCATCTTCCACGGCGAGCCCTCGATCGGCGGACGCTACTCCGTGCTGTCGCCGTTCGGCCTCGTGCCCGCGGCGACCGCGGGCATCGACGTCAAGACCTTCATCAAGCATGCACTGGCGATGGCCCGCTCCTGCGGGCCGGACGTGCCGCCGTCCGAAAACCCCGGCGTGCAGCTCGGACTTGCCATGGGCCTCGCCGGCCTGGAAGGCCGAGACAAGGTGACGATCCTGGCCTCGAAGAAGATCGCCGATTTCGGCGCCTGGGCCGAGCAGCTCATCGCGGAATCCACCGGCAAGGAAGGCAAGGGCCTGATCCCGATCGAGGGCGAGCCGCTGGGTGATCCTTCCGTCTACGGCAGCGATCGCTTCTTCATCGATATCCGTATCGAGGGCGAGGCGGATGCGGCCCACGACTCCCAGCTTGCCGCCATCGAGGCGGCCGGCCATCCCGTGGTCCGTATCGTCATGAAGTCGATCGAGCATCTCGGTCAGGAGTTCTTCCGCTTCGAGATGGCGACGGCCGTGGCCGGCAGCATCCTCGGCATCAACCCGTTCGACCAACCGGACGTGGAGGCGGCCAAGATCAAGACGCGCGAGCTCACGTCCGCCTTCGAGAAGACCGGCGCGCTGCCGGAAGAGCAGCCGGTGGTCAGCACCACGGACGCCGATCTCTACACCGACGAAGCCAACGCCACGGCGCTCCGCGCCGCCGGCGCCAATGGCGACCTCACCTCCTGGCTGAAGGCGCATCTGTCGCGCTCGGGCGATGGCGACTATGTCGCCCTGCTCGGCTACGTCGAGCGCGACAAGGCCACGATGGACGCGCTCCAGGCCATGCGGCTCGAGGTGCGCGAGAAGCGGCATGTCGCCACCTGCGCCGAGTTCGGCCCGCGCTTCCTGCACTCGACCGGACAAGCCTACAAGGGCGGACCCGACAGCGGCGTGTTCCTCCAGATCACGGCCGACGACGCCAAGGATCTCGCGGTGCCGGGCCAGAAGGCCAGCTTCGGCGTGATCAAGGCGGCGCAGGCGCGCGGCGATTTCGACGTGCTCACCGAGCGCGGCCGGCGTGCGCTGCGCGTGCATTTGAAAGGCGGAGTCAAGAAAGGTCTCGCCGCGCTCAATGCGGCGCTCAACGACGCGCTGAACTAA
- a CDS encoding DUF1801 domain-containing protein: protein MKTAVTAKKAGAKDTKQASPAKLIDGRIKELGDWRGEMLARVRGLIKEADPEIVEEWKWRGVPVWEHDGIICTGETYKEVVKLTFAKGAALADPAGLFNSSLDGNVRRAIDIREGEKINEKALKALIRAAVELNASKKKPAKRSP from the coding sequence ATGAAGACGGCTGTGACGGCGAAGAAGGCTGGCGCGAAGGACACGAAGCAGGCCTCCCCCGCAAAGCTGATCGACGGCAGGATCAAGGAGCTCGGCGACTGGCGCGGCGAGATGCTGGCGCGGGTCCGCGGCCTGATCAAAGAGGCCGATCCCGAAATCGTCGAAGAGTGGAAATGGCGCGGCGTTCCCGTGTGGGAGCACGACGGCATCATCTGCACCGGCGAGACCTACAAGGAGGTGGTGAAGCTGACCTTTGCTAAGGGCGCGGCACTTGCGGATCCGGCGGGCCTGTTCAACTCCAGCCTCGATGGCAATGTGCGGCGGGCGATTGATATTCGCGAAGGCGAGAAGATCAACGAGAAAGCGTTGAAGGCTCTGATCCGCGCGGCGGTGGAGTTGAATGCGTCGAAGAAGAAGCCGGCGAAGCGGTCGCCTTAG
- a CDS encoding PrkA family serine protein kinase produces the protein MYNDSLFNAFARSFEARSQHDMSMAEYLESCRSDPMKYANAAERLLAAIGDPQTIDTAKDTRLGRIFLNRTIRTYPAFAGFYGMEETIERIVGFFRHAAQGLEERKQILYLLGPVGGGKSSLAERLKSLMEVHPIYVLKAGDELSPVFESPLSLFDPDHLGPMLEEKYGIPRRRLTGLMSPWCYKRLEAFGGDISQFRVAKIQPSRLRQIAISKTEPGDENNQDISSLVGKVDIRKLETYAQNDPDAYSYSGGLNRANQGVLEFVEMFKAPIKMLHPLLTATQEGNYIGTENIGAIPFTGVILAHSNEAEWASFKANKNNEAFIDRICVIKVPYCLRVTEEQKIYEKLIQGSELAAAPCAPSTLETLARFSVMSRLRKHENSTLFGKMRVYDGESLKESDPKARSVQEYRDAAGVDEGMDGVSTRFAFKILAATFNHDPQEVAADAVHLMYALEQAIRREQLPEETEKRYLEFIKAELAPRYAEFIGNEIQKAYLESYSDYGQNLFDRYVDYADAWIEDQDFKDPDTGQLLDRELLNQELTKIEKPAGIANPKDFRNEVVKFSLRSRAQNGGKNPTWTSYEKIRDVIEKRIFSQVEDLLPVISFGSKKDGETEKKHGEFVARMVERGYTERQVRRLVEWYMRVKQAG, from the coding sequence ATGTACAACGATTCTCTATTCAACGCTTTCGCTCGGTCGTTCGAGGCGAGAAGCCAGCACGACATGTCGATGGCGGAATATCTGGAATCGTGTCGAAGCGATCCCATGAAATACGCGAACGCGGCCGAACGACTGCTAGCTGCCATCGGTGACCCCCAGACGATCGACACGGCCAAGGATACCCGCCTTGGCCGTATTTTTTTGAACCGCACGATCCGTACCTATCCGGCCTTCGCGGGCTTCTACGGCATGGAAGAAACCATCGAGCGCATCGTCGGTTTCTTCCGCCACGCCGCGCAAGGCCTCGAAGAGCGCAAGCAGATCCTCTATCTGCTCGGCCCGGTCGGCGGCGGCAAATCCTCGCTCGCCGAGCGGTTGAAGTCGCTGATGGAAGTGCATCCGATCTACGTGCTGAAGGCCGGCGACGAACTATCGCCCGTGTTCGAGAGCCCGCTCAGCCTGTTCGATCCCGATCATCTCGGCCCGATGCTGGAAGAGAAGTACGGCATTCCGCGCCGCCGCCTCACCGGCCTGATGAGTCCGTGGTGCTACAAGCGGCTCGAAGCCTTCGGCGGCGATATTTCCCAGTTCCGGGTCGCAAAAATCCAGCCGTCGCGGCTACGCCAGATCGCGATCTCCAAGACCGAGCCGGGTGACGAGAACAACCAGGACATCTCCTCGCTGGTGGGCAAGGTCGACATCCGCAAGCTCGAGACCTACGCGCAGAACGATCCCGACGCCTACAGCTATTCCGGCGGCCTCAATCGCGCCAATCAGGGCGTGCTCGAGTTCGTCGAGATGTTCAAGGCGCCGATCAAGATGCTGCATCCGCTGCTCACGGCGACGCAGGAAGGCAACTACATCGGCACCGAGAACATCGGCGCGATTCCCTTCACCGGCGTCATCCTCGCGCACTCCAACGAGGCCGAGTGGGCGAGCTTCAAGGCCAACAAGAACAACGAAGCCTTCATCGACCGCATCTGCGTGATCAAGGTGCCGTACTGCCTGCGCGTCACCGAGGAGCAGAAGATCTACGAGAAGCTGATCCAGGGCTCCGAGCTCGCGGCCGCGCCTTGCGCGCCCTCGACGCTGGAGACGCTGGCTCGGTTCTCGGTGATGTCGCGTCTGCGCAAGCACGAGAATTCCACGCTGTTCGGCAAGATGCGGGTCTATGACGGCGAGAGCCTGAAGGAATCCGATCCGAAGGCGCGCAGCGTCCAGGAATATCGCGACGCCGCCGGCGTCGACGAGGGCATGGACGGCGTCTCCACCCGTTTCGCCTTCAAGATACTGGCTGCGACCTTCAACCACGATCCGCAGGAGGTCGCCGCCGACGCCGTGCACCTGATGTACGCGCTGGAGCAGGCGATCCGCCGCGAGCAGCTGCCGGAGGAAACCGAGAAACGTTATCTCGAATTCATCAAGGCAGAGCTCGCGCCGCGCTATGCCGAGTTCATCGGCAACGAGATCCAGAAGGCTTATCTCGAATCCTACTCGGACTACGGCCAGAACCTGTTCGACCGCTACGTCGATTATGCCGACGCCTGGATCGAGGATCAGGATTTCAAGGATCCCGACACCGGCCAGCTGCTGGATCGCGAGCTTTTGAACCAGGAATTGACGAAAATCGAGAAGCCGGCGGGCATCGCCAACCCCAAGGACTTCCGCAACGAGGTCGTCAAATTCTCGTTACGCTCCCGGGCCCAGAACGGCGGCAAGAATCCGACCTGGACGTCCTACGAGAAGATTCGCGACGTGATCGAAAAGAGGATATTCTCCCAAGTCGAGGACCTGCTTCCGGTCATCTCCTTCGGGTCGAAGAAGGACGGCGAGACGGAGAAGAAGCACGGTGAGTTCGTTGCACGCATGGTGGAGCGCGGCTACACCGAGCGTCAGGTTCGCCGGCTCGTCGAATGGTACATGCGCGTGAAGCAGGCCGGTTGA
- a CDS encoding YeaH/YhbH family protein — protein sequence MHIIDRRLNPGGKSLENRQRFLRRAKSLVQGAVKKTSQERDIKDVLEGGEVTIPLDGMHEPRFRREGGTRDMVLPGNKKFIEGDYLQRSGQGSAKDSGPGEGDSEDAFRFVLSRDEFVDLFLDDLELPDLAKRKIAQTESEGIQRAGYTTSGSPANISVSRTVQLALARRIALRRPRKSEIEELEAEIAACTDEDVRIELLDKLAKLKAKSKRIPFIDPLDIRYRRYEKVPRPVAQAVMFCLMDVSGSMSEHMKDLAKRFYMLLYVFLKRRYKHVEIVFIRHTDRAEEVDEQTFFYGPASGGTLVSSALQAMHEIVRERFNPSDWNIYAAQASDGDNSYSDGELTGMLLTDKILPVCQFFAYLEVGESGGSAFDLSDSSLWSLYDRLRNSGAPLSMRKVSERSEIFPVFHDLFQRRETTQEKAAP from the coding sequence ATTCACATCATTGACAGGCGCCTGAATCCAGGCGGCAAGAGTCTTGAGAACCGGCAGCGGTTCTTGCGTCGGGCCAAGTCCCTGGTGCAGGGCGCCGTCAAGAAGACCTCGCAGGAACGCGACATCAAGGACGTCCTGGAGGGTGGTGAGGTCACGATCCCGCTCGACGGCATGCACGAGCCGCGCTTCCGCCGCGAGGGCGGCACGCGCGACATGGTGCTGCCCGGAAACAAGAAGTTCATCGAGGGCGACTATCTCCAGCGCTCCGGCCAGGGCAGTGCCAAGGATTCAGGTCCGGGCGAAGGCGACAGCGAGGATGCCTTCCGTTTCGTGCTGAGCCGCGACGAATTCGTCGACCTCTTCCTCGACGACCTCGAACTGCCGGATCTCGCCAAGCGCAAGATCGCGCAGACCGAGAGCGAGGGCATCCAGCGCGCCGGCTACACCACCTCGGGCTCGCCCGCCAACATCTCGGTGAGCCGGACGGTGCAGCTCGCACTGGCTCGCCGCATCGCGCTCCGCCGTCCCCGCAAGAGCGAGATCGAGGAGCTCGAGGCCGAGATCGCCGCGTGCACCGACGAGGATGTTCGCATCGAGCTGCTGGACAAGCTCGCGAAGCTGAAGGCGAAGTCCAAGCGCATTCCCTTCATCGACCCGCTCGATATCCGCTACCGTCGCTACGAGAAGGTGCCGCGGCCCGTGGCGCAAGCCGTGATGTTCTGTCTGATGGACGTCTCCGGTTCGATGTCCGAGCACATGAAGGATCTGGCCAAGCGCTTCTACATGCTGCTCTATGTGTTCCTGAAGCGGCGCTACAAGCATGTCGAGATCGTCTTCATCCGCCATACCGACCGCGCCGAGGAGGTGGACGAGCAGACCTTCTTCTACGGTCCGGCCTCCGGCGGCACGCTGGTCTCCAGCGCGCTCCAGGCGATGCACGAGATCGTGCGCGAGCGCTTCAATCCCTCGGACTGGAACATCTACGCTGCGCAAGCCTCGGACGGCGACAATTCCTATTCCGACGGCGAGCTCACCGGCATGCTGCTGACCGACAAGATCCTGCCGGTCTGCCAGTTCTTTGCCTATCTCGAGGTTGGGGAATCCGGCGGCAGCGCTTTCGATCTCTCCGATTCCTCGCTCTGGAGCCTGTACGACCGCCTGCGCAACAGCGGCGCGCCGCTGTCGATGCGCAAGGTCTCCGAGCGCAGCGAGATCTTCCCGGTGTTCCACGACCTGTTCCAGCGCCGCGAAACCACTCAGGAGAAGGCCGCTCCATGA
- a CDS encoding ArsR/SmtB family transcription factor — translation MPTAPDLLFRTLADPTRRAIFERLCREGEQTVGALTLRSGVSQPAVSKHLGALKQAGLVRDRHEGRQTHYSAQPGALDPLVDWTSRMAGFWQKRLDALDDLLKRMDQ, via the coding sequence ATGCCCACCGCCCCCGACCTCTTGTTCAGGACGCTCGCCGACCCGACCCGGCGGGCGATCTTCGAGCGGCTGTGCCGCGAGGGCGAGCAAACGGTCGGGGCCCTGACGCTGCGATCGGGTGTTTCCCAGCCAGCGGTCTCGAAACATCTCGGCGCCCTAAAGCAGGCCGGCCTCGTGCGCGACCGCCACGAGGGACGCCAGACCCATTACAGCGCGCAGCCCGGCGCGCTCGATCCGCTGGTCGACTGGACCAGCCGGATGGCCGGGTTCTGGCAAAAGCGCCTCGACGCGCTCGACGATCTCCTGAAGAGGATGGACCAATGA
- a CDS encoding SRPBCC family protein: MTEASTETRSVVIEREFSFPAERIWRALTQPHLIEEWLMKNDFKPVVGHRFNLRGEWGGVLDCEVLTIEPQKSLAYTWNFSHEDAAFDLKSVVTFTLTPTGTGTHLRVEQAGFSPTQKQAFGGAHAGWKQFLAKLDEVLARAS, translated from the coding sequence ATGACAGAAGCCTCGACCGAGACGCGCTCCGTCGTGATCGAGCGTGAATTCAGCTTTCCGGCCGAGCGGATCTGGCGCGCGCTGACACAGCCGCATCTGATCGAGGAATGGCTGATGAAGAACGACTTCAAGCCGGTCGTCGGCCACCGCTTCAATCTTCGCGGCGAATGGGGCGGCGTGCTGGACTGCGAGGTGCTCACCATCGAGCCGCAGAAGAGTCTCGCCTACACCTGGAATTTCTCGCACGAGGATGCGGCGTTCGACCTGAAAAGCGTCGTCACCTTCACGCTGACGCCGACCGGCACGGGCACGCATCTGCGCGTCGAACAGGCGGGCTTCAGCCCGACGCAGAAGCAAGCCTTTGGCGGCGCGCATGCCGGCTGGAAGCAGTTCTTGGCCAAGCTGGACGAAGTCCTGGCGCGGGCCAGTTAG
- a CDS encoding DsrE family protein, translated as MNRRNILWSAVSALGAAFGASRAQAATETSGGNKLKVVYHLSDAEKVHFVLGNIQNHIDGVGGPEHVTIALVIHGPALKAFHGAQANPDVSKRVGDFSRGGVELAACGNTMKAQNVTLTDLLPGFVNAEKGGVVRIAELQSQGYLYLRP; from the coding sequence ATGAACCGCCGGAACATCTTGTGGAGCGCCGTCTCGGCGCTGGGCGCAGCCTTTGGCGCCTCGCGTGCACAAGCCGCGACCGAAACGAGCGGCGGTAACAAGCTCAAGGTCGTCTATCACCTCAGCGACGCCGAGAAGGTCCATTTCGTGCTCGGCAACATCCAGAACCACATCGACGGCGTCGGCGGCCCCGAGCACGTCACGATCGCGCTCGTCATCCACGGGCCTGCGCTGAAGGCGTTTCATGGGGCGCAGGCCAATCCCGACGTCAGCAAGCGCGTCGGCGATTTTTCCAGGGGCGGCGTCGAACTGGCGGCCTGCGGCAACACGATGAAGGCGCAGAACGTCACGCTGACGGATCTGCTGCCGGGCTTCGTCAACGCGGAGAAAGGCGGCGTGGTGCGCATCGCGGAGCTGCAATCGCAGGGGTATTTGTATCTGCGGCCATAG
- a CDS encoding SpoVR family protein encodes MTERLFEGADWDFHTLQRITDACEEVALKELGLDVYPNQIEVITAEQMLDAYSSVGMPLFYKHWSFGKHFAFHEASYRKGLMGLAYEIVINSSPCISYLMEENTATMQTLVIAHAAFGHNHFFKNNYLFKQWTDADGILDYLDFAKNYVATCEERYGRIEVERTLDAAHALMSHGIDRYPGKKKLDLRAEEKRAGRRRQHEEEVFNDLWRTVPKGAAKSRSALSIERRRKLLGLPQENLLYFLEKSAPRLAPWQRELLRIVRHIAQYFYPQSQTKVMNEGTATYVHYRIMTQLHQQGRITDGNFLEFLGSHTNVVFQPEFDDPRFSGFNPYALGFAVMQDIERIVTSPEDEDREWFPDIAGKNDVMGVLRDVWANYRDESFIGQFLSPKLMRHFRMFHLHDDPEERAGIRVDAIHDERGFRRVRRELARQHDVGYIDANIEVVDVDLSGDRRLILHHHVIKGSQLNETDAKRVLQHLADLWTYDVALIEVDANDKVLREYVVSPRPIPAAVA; translated from the coding sequence ATGACGGAACGCTTGTTCGAAGGCGCGGATTGGGACTTCCACACCCTGCAGCGCATCACCGATGCCTGCGAGGAGGTGGCGCTGAAGGAGCTCGGTCTCGACGTCTATCCGAACCAGATAGAGGTGATCACCGCCGAGCAGATGCTGGACGCGTACTCGTCGGTCGGCATGCCCTTGTTCTACAAGCACTGGTCGTTCGGCAAGCATTTCGCGTTTCACGAGGCGTCCTACCGCAAGGGCCTGATGGGCCTCGCCTATGAGATCGTGATCAATTCCTCGCCCTGCATCTCCTACCTGATGGAGGAGAACACGGCGACGATGCAGACGCTGGTGATCGCGCACGCCGCCTTCGGCCACAACCACTTCTTCAAGAACAACTATCTGTTCAAGCAGTGGACCGACGCCGACGGCATCCTGGATTATCTCGATTTCGCGAAAAACTATGTCGCGACCTGCGAGGAGCGCTACGGCCGCATCGAGGTCGAGCGCACGCTCGACGCCGCGCATGCGCTGATGTCCCACGGCATCGACCGCTATCCCGGCAAGAAGAAGCTCGATCTGCGCGCCGAGGAGAAGCGGGCGGGGCGCCGCCGCCAGCACGAGGAGGAGGTCTTCAACGATCTCTGGCGCACCGTGCCGAAGGGCGCCGCCAAGAGCCGGTCCGCGCTCAGCATCGAGCGCCGCCGCAAGCTGCTCGGCCTGCCGCAGGAGAATCTGCTCTATTTCCTGGAGAAGAGCGCGCCGCGGCTGGCGCCCTGGCAGCGCGAGCTGTTGCGCATCGTCCGCCACATCGCGCAATATTTCTACCCGCAGAGCCAGACCAAGGTCATGAACGAGGGGACGGCGACCTACGTCCATTACCGCATCATGACCCAGCTGCATCAGCAGGGCCGCATCACCGACGGCAACTTCCTCGAATTCCTGGGATCGCACACCAACGTGGTGTTCCAGCCCGAATTCGACGATCCGCGCTTCTCCGGCTTCAATCCCTACGCGCTCGGCTTTGCCGTGATGCAGGACATCGAGCGCATCGTCACCAGTCCGGAGGACGAGGACCGCGAGTGGTTCCCGGATATTGCCGGCAAGAACGACGTGATGGGCGTGCTGCGCGACGTCTGGGCCAATTACCGCGACGAGAGCTTCATCGGTCAGTTCCTCAGTCCGAAGCTGATGCGGCACTTCCGCATGTTTCATCTGCACGACGATCCCGAGGAGCGCGCCGGCATCCGGGTCGATGCCATCCACGACGAGCGCGGCTTCCGTCGGGTCCGGCGCGAGCTGGCGCGGCAGCACGATGTCGGCTACATCGATGCCAATATCGAGGTGGTCGACGTCGACCTTTCCGGCGACCGCCGGCTGATCCTGCATCACCATGTCATCAAGGGCTCGCAGCTCAACGAGACCGACGCCAAGCGCGTGCTGCAACATCTCGCCGACCTCTGGACCTACGACGTCGCGCTGATCGAGGTCGATGCCAACGACAAAGTCCTGCGCGAATACGTCGTGAGCCCGCGCCCGATCCCGGCCGCGGTGGCCTGA
- a CDS encoding SUMF1/EgtB/PvdO family nonheme iron enzyme, whose product MGEIRNFRSGNDEPPPHGSMPRRLAAIIVGDIASYSRMMQADEEGTHVRVKRIERDLIYPSIVEHHGTLVKTTGDGFIAIFDSPVEAVRCSIVIQQNLIGRNASLPKHSRLEYRIGVNLGDVIVESDDVYGDGVNIATRIEGIAEPGQVYISGAIYEQIKHKVVCGYESLGDRKVKNITDPVRVYRVLPDADAVGKTRSRRENALIFLLAITVLIIATGALWYLLAQPGRRGEQAAAPPAAPAASPSPQASPSEAATQTPQPSPSLASSPSTPTPTPAPSPSATPLREPEMIAIRGGSFAMGSNDDPTERPVHQVTIKPFSIGKYPVTVQEWNECAAAKACGFTATGKDDAPVSNVSWTDAQQYAAWLAQATKKPYRLPSEAEWEYAARGGTQTKYWWGDKLQPGMAGCKDCGELAAEQPAKVGSFKANPFGLYDMGGGIDQWVADCWRRTYQGAPSDGSAWTTADCSAHVLRSGSWKNDSGYVRPSNRGGYDTGVRYPTHGFRIALSP is encoded by the coding sequence ATGGGCGAAATTCGCAACTTCAGATCCGGCAATGATGAGCCGCCTCCGCACGGCTCCATGCCTCGTCGCCTCGCGGCGATCATAGTCGGCGACATCGCTTCGTACAGCCGCATGATGCAGGCCGATGAGGAGGGGACGCATGTCCGCGTCAAGCGGATCGAGCGTGACCTCATCTATCCCAGCATCGTCGAGCACCATGGAACGCTGGTGAAGACGACGGGCGATGGCTTCATCGCCATTTTCGACAGCCCTGTCGAGGCCGTTCGATGCAGCATCGTCATCCAGCAGAACCTCATCGGCCGCAATGCTTCGCTCCCCAAGCATTCGCGGCTCGAATACCGGATCGGCGTCAATCTTGGCGACGTCATCGTGGAGTCGGACGATGTCTACGGCGACGGCGTCAACATCGCCACACGCATCGAGGGCATTGCCGAGCCCGGTCAGGTCTATATCTCGGGCGCGATCTACGAGCAGATCAAGCACAAGGTGGTATGCGGCTATGAGTCGCTCGGCGACCGCAAGGTCAAGAACATCACCGATCCGGTGCGCGTCTATCGTGTGCTGCCGGACGCGGATGCCGTCGGCAAGACAAGAAGCCGGCGCGAGAACGCGCTGATCTTTTTGCTGGCCATTACAGTGCTGATAATAGCCACCGGCGCGCTCTGGTATTTGCTGGCGCAGCCCGGCAGGAGGGGCGAGCAGGCCGCCGCGCCGCCCGCAGCGCCGGCCGCATCACCGAGTCCTCAAGCGTCGCCGAGCGAGGCGGCGACCCAGACGCCGCAACCCTCTCCGTCATTGGCTTCGTCGCCTTCGACCCCGACTCCAACTCCGGCCCCCAGCCCATCGGCGACGCCGCTTCGCGAGCCCGAGATGATCGCCATTCGCGGCGGCAGCTTCGCGATGGGAAGCAATGATGATCCGACCGAACGGCCCGTCCACCAGGTCACGATCAAGCCGTTCTCGATCGGAAAATATCCGGTGACAGTGCAGGAGTGGAATGAATGCGCTGCCGCCAAGGCGTGCGGATTCACGGCCACCGGCAAGGACGATGCCCCGGTCAGCAATGTGAGTTGGACCGATGCCCAGCAATATGCCGCCTGGCTCGCGCAGGCCACGAAGAAGCCCTACCGGCTTCCGAGCGAAGCCGAATGGGAGTATGCGGCGCGCGGTGGGACGCAGACCAAATATTGGTGGGGCGACAAGCTCCAGCCGGGCATGGCCGGCTGCAAGGATTGCGGTGAACTTGCGGCCGAGCAGCCGGCCAAGGTCGGCAGCTTCAAGGCAAATCCATTCGGGCTCTACGACATGGGCGGCGGCATCGATCAGTGGGTCGCGGACTGCTGGCGCCGGACGTATCAGGGCGCGCCCAGCGACGGCTCGGCATGGACTACCGCTGACTGCAGTGCTCACGTCCTGCGCTCGGGCTCCTGGAAGAACGATTCGGGATATGTGCGGCCGTCAAACCGCGGTGGATACGATACCGGTGTCCGTTACCCCACGCATGGATTTCGGATCGCGCTCAGTCCTTAG